TGCGTCACCATTTTCAACACCCACACGCATTTCGACCACATCGGCGGCAACGCCGAGTTGAAAGCCGCGACCGGAGCCGAATTGGTGACCCATCCGGACGAAGCGGCGCGCCTCGGCCACGTCAACGCGGAAGCGATGCTGTTCGGCATGGCCGTGCCCGAAAGCCCGCCGGCCGACCGCACCGTGGTCGAAGGCGACCGGCTCACCATCGGCGAACTGACGGGAGAAATCGTCGAACTGCCCGGCCACAGCCCGTGCGGGCTGGCGGTCCTGTATCCGGGCCACGCGTTCGTCGGCGACGCGCTCTTCGCCGGGTCGATCGGCCGCACCGATTTTCCGGGCGGCAGCTTCGCCCGCCTCACCGCGGCCATCCGCGAAAAACTGTTCGTGCTGCCCGACGACACCGTCGTCTGGCCGGGGCACGGACCGCGCACGACGATCGGGCGGGAAAAGCGGACCAA
The sequence above is a segment of the Myxococcales bacterium genome. Coding sequences within it:
- a CDS encoding MBL fold metallo-hydrolase, whose translation is MIIRHLEAGPLAVNCFIVGDEATRRAMVIDPGGDVPHILALLKDADLTCVTIFNTHTHFDHIGGNAELKAATGAELVTHPDEAARLGHVNAEAMLFGMAVPESPPADRTVVEGDRLTIGELTGEIVELPGHSPCGLAVLYPGHAFVGDALFAGSIGRTDFPGGSFARLTAAIREKLFVLPDDTVVWPGHGPRTTIGREKRTNPFF